AATGGTGAGATCACGATTGCTGGTGAAAAATTTGATTTTTCAGCTAAGTTAAGTGACAAGAAATTAACCAAACGTAGTCAGATGCTAAGACAGAAAGTAGGCATGGTATTTCAACAGTACAACCTATGGCCACATATGTCTGTGATGGATAACTTAATTGAAGCACCAGTTAAAATTTTAAAGCAAACAAAACAACACGCTCGTGAAGAGGCCATGAAGATCCTTGAGCAATTACAACTAGCAGATAAAGCCGATGTATTTCCATTAGCCTTATCTGGTGGTCAGCAGCAACGTGTCGCGATTGCACGTGCTTTAATGATGAAACCAGAAGTTTTGTTATTTGATGAACCGACTGCGGCGTTAGATCCAGAGGTGACCAATCAAGTAGCTGAAATCATTAAATCACTGGCAATTACCGGTATTACTCAGGTTGTTGTAACGCACGAAGTGGACTTCGCGCGTAAAGTCGCTAGTCAGGTTTGTTATCTTGAACGCGGCGAAATTGTTGAGTTTGGTGGTGCTGAACACTTCCAGCAACCGCAAACGCCACAATTTACAAACTACTTGAAGCATTAATTCATTAAAATTTAAATTGTTAGCTTATTTAAACATGAGCTTATTTAAACATTAGGAACAGGTCGTACCAAATGAAAAAACTACTAACAGCATTAATTCTAACGTCAGCAGCGGCGCAAGTAACTGCAGCTGAACAAATTAAATTCGTTACTGAAGCGACTTATCCTCCGTTTGAAATGATGGATGAAAACAATGAATTTCAAGGTTTCGACATTGATATCGCTCGCGCAGTTTGTACTGAATTAAAAGCGGAATGTAGTTTTGCTAATCAATCATTTGATAGTCTTATTCCAAGCTTGAAGTTCCGTCGTTATGATGCCGCTATTGCAGCAATGGATGTCACGCCTGCACGTCAAAAGCAAGTTGATTTCTCTGATGTCTATTATGAAAACTCGGCAGTTCTTGTTGCTGAAAAAGGCAAATATAATGTCGTTGCTGATTTATCAGGTAAAGCTGTAGGTGTACAAAATGGTACTTCTCACCAAGCTTATATGACTGACACATATGCGGATGAAAAAGTATTGCTACTTAACTTCCCATCATACCAAAAAGCATTCCTAGACCTTAAAAATGGTCGTATCAACGGTGTATTCGCAGATTCTGCAGTTGCACACGATTGGTTGAGCAAACACAGTGATGGTAACTACGAAACCGTCGGTAAAGCCGTGACTGATGCAAAATATTTTGGTGCTGGTTTTGCTATCGCAGTTCGTAAGGATAACGCTGAATTATTGACTAAATTGAACAGCGGTTTGAAAGCAATTAAAGCGAATGGTACTTACGATAAAATTTACGCAAAATACTTTGCTAAATAAGATATAACAGTGTTTAATCTCGGCCTGAGTTGCGGTGTAATATCAGGGCATAATAGCCAAGTTATTATGGTAACGAGATAATTCATTTTAAAGTGCCTTTTAGGGGCACTTTTTGTTTTTACGTCCGGAGTTTTTATGGATCTTTTGCAGCTTCAATTATTATTGGATGCAACAAAAATCACCCTTGGCCTTGCGCTAACATCGTTGTTGGTTGGCTTGGTTCTCGCTATTTTATTCTGTGTTGCAGAAATGCAAAAGAACCCACTTATAGCTAAACCGATTGGCCTATTTGTTACGATATTACGTGGCTTACCTGAGATCTTGATTGTCTTTTTTGTGTTTTTCGGTGGCACGCATATTCTGTTTTTATTAACCGATGAATTTTATGACATCAGTCCGTTCTGGAGTGGTGTGGTGGCACTGTCACTTATCTTTGCTTCTTATGCGTCGCAAACGTTACGCGCCGCCATTCAATCTGTTCCAAAAGGTCAGCAGCAAAGCGCACAAGCACTTGGTATGGGACCTGTTCGTTGTTTCTTACGTATCACCTTGCCACAAGCATGGCGCCTAGCATTACCGGGTTTAGGTAATCAGTGGATGGTATTATTAAAAGATACGGCGTTAGTGTCGTTAATCGGCGTGACAGATTTGATGAAACAGGCAGATTTATTATCAGGCAGTACGTATAAACCATTCACCTTTTTGGTGGCGGCCGCAGCGATTTATCTGATTATTACCTTGATCAGCCAATGGATGTTAAAGCACCTTGATAATTACATTAATCGTTTTGATGCCGGAGTAGAAAAATGACATTAGAGCACTTTTGGTTATTATTTAACGGCTTGAGCACGACGCTTGAAATTACCTTTTTCAGTTTATTTTTTGGTTCTATCATTGCGGTGTTTCTAACGTTAGCGATGGTGAATAAGATCCCTGGATTAAACCTATTAGCCCAGACTATTATTTTAATCTTTACTGGTACGCCATTATTAATCCAAATATTTTTGGTTTACAGCGGACCGTCGCAGTTTGAAGTGATTAAAAATAGCTTCTTGTGGGACTATTTAAGCCAAGCGAAAATTTGCGCGATTATTGCCTTAGCATTTAATACCGCCGCTTATTCATCGCTGTTATTTAAAGGTGCGATTGAATCAGTGCCGCGCGGTGAATGGGATGCGTGTAAAGCATTGGGGATGACCCGTGGACAAACGTTAGCGGTTATTGTGCCGCATGCTTTACGTCGTGTATTACCGTCTTATTCTAATGAAGTGATTTTGGTACTGAAAGGTACTTCATTGGCCAGCTCGATCACTATCATGGATGTGATGGGGTATGCGAATCAAATTAATGGTCAGACTTATGATGCATTAATGGCCTTTTCTGCAGCGGGTATTATCTACTTGGGTATGAACGGTATCTTGGTATTAATCTTTAAACAGTTAGAGAAAAAAGCCCTCGCGTTCCAGTCTTAATTGTTTTGTTATTGACTCATTTATTTGCTGTTCTCAGGTTAGCATTGCAATAGGTGAGTCAATATTGCCAAGTTACCTCATGCTATTTCACCTGAAAGCTTAACCCTGCTAGATAGAAAGCTAACGCTTTAAAACGCCTATGTAATTCACTTATTTACCCCCCATATCCGTGTTGTTAATTGTTTTTTCGTCAATGTTGCAGTAAGGTAGCTGTGATTAAAGGAATTTGTGAATATTGTATTCAACAATAAACAATTAAGATAATGGAGACGTCTATGAAAGTCGCTGTATTAGGTGCTGCTGGTGGTATCGGTCAAGCTTTAGCCCTACTTTTGAAAACTCAACTACCTGCGGGTTCTGAACTGTCGCTATATGATATTGCGCCAGTTACACCGGGTGTTGCTGTTGATTTAAGCCACATCCCTACAGACGTTACTATTGCTGGTTTTGCTGGTATGGATCCAACTGATGCACTTGTTGGTGCTGACGTGGTACTTATCTCTGCGGGTGTTGCTCGTAAACCAGGTATGGACCGTTCAGATCTATTCAATATCAATGCTGGGATCATCAAAAATCTAGCTGGTAAATGTGCTGAAGTATGTCCAAATGCATGTATCGGTATTATTACTAACCCAGTAAATACAACTGTGCCAATCGCTGCAGAAGTACTTAAACAAGCCGGTGTTTACGACAAACGTAAACTATTCGGTATTACAACGCTGGATGTTATCCGTTCTGAAACTTTCGTGAGCGAGCTTAAAGGCATTTCACTTGCTGATGTTGAAGTACCAGTTATCGGCGGTCACTCAGGCGTAACAATTCTTCCGCTACTTTCTCAAGTTAAAGGCGTTGAATTTACAGCTGAAGAAATCGCAACACTAACACCGCGCATTCAAAACGCGGGTACTGAAGTTGTTGAAGCTAAAGCGGGTGGCGGTTCTGCGACACTTTCTATGGGTCAAGCAGCTGCACGTTTCGGTCTCTCTCTTGTTCGCGCATTACAAGGTGAAGAAGGTATCGTTGAGTGTACTTATGTTGACGGTGGTTCTGAGCACGCAACATTCTTCGCACAACCTGTATTACTAGGTAAAAACGGCGTTGAAGAAGTACTAGCATACGGTGAGCTAAGCGAGTTTGAAACAAACGCACGCGATGCAATGTTAGAAGAACTAAAAGCGAACATCACGTTAGGTGAAGAGTTCGTTGCTGGTTAATGATTATCATTAACCGCTTAGGTTAATGGTGATTAAAATAGAAACCCAAGTTATCGTAACTTGGGTTTTTTTTATTTAAGAAAATGCTATTTTGGTCGATATATCTATTATCACAGTAATTTTGATCGCCACACATCATCTATGCTCACCTTACACATCGCTTTAGGTTAATTGATATGCTTACAACACAGATAATGAAATTAACAAAAAATTACCGTCACCTGAAAGCGGTATTATACGTGGTTATGGCGAGTGTATCTGTGTCTGGTGTAAATGTACTGGCAGCGGAAAATAGCGGTGACACGCTCGTTTCAAGTAAACCTACTGGCAGTCATAAGGCGGCAAATAAGTCGCTAACAAATAAGCCTGTAGGCGAAAAAGAACAACGTATTACCGACAGTGGCAAACTGGCAGTGGCTGCAGAAGAGGCTGGTAACACTAAATACAGTGATTATCCCAGTGCGGTTGAGCTATATACTGATGATGAACTCAATGAATTGATTGGCAAAAATACGCATCTAAAAAGGGTGCGAGCGGATCAATGTCAGCTAGTTGCTGATATTAAAGTACGTGCTGAATTAGTGAAATTACCGACCTACCAATTTCTTTGGGGCGATATGCTCGCTTGGGGTGTATGTGTGGATAAAAATGCTGAGTTAGGTATTTATTTCATGCGTGCGGCAGCAAGACAAGGTCAGCCTAGGGCGTTAGAACAACTGGGTCGTTATTATGTGCAAGGGCGTTTTGTGCAGCAAGATATTGAGCGTGCTTTACCTTTGTTTGAGCAATCTGCAAAACTAGGATTCCTGCCCGCAAAAATACAATGGGCGGAGTTATTAGTGCAAGGTTACGGCAGCCCTTATGATTACCAAACGGCTTACAGCTACCTCTATAGTACCGTCACGGATGATGCCAAAACGCATCAAAAATTAGCATTTTTGTTAGCGCGATTGGAACATTTAATGCCTGAACGTTTGGTGATTGCAGCCAAGAATGCGGCTAAATACCAATAGACAACGCTCACTAAAATGCCAGCGAAACTAACGAAATAGTCAATTGGAGTTAGTTTTGATTCGATTATTTCTCTATTTAACAGAATCCTTCCTGTATACCGACTTAGTTATGGTACAAAACTGTATCCCAACGTAGTTTGGGTATATAATCCGAACGATATTCCTACCAATTTGGACCTTCTATGAGTAAAGACCCTTTCCATACGCGCGAGCAGGAAAAATACAGCAACCCTATTCCTAGTCGAGAATTTATTCTTGATTATCTTCGTAGCCTTGATAAAGCGATTAATCGTGAGCAAGTATTTGCCGGATTAAAATTAGCGGGTGATGAACACGAAGAAGCTTTACGTCGTCGTTTACGTGCGATGGAACGTGATGGACAGTTAATTTTTGCTCGTAACAGAACGTATGAGTTACCTGAGAACTTAGATTTATTGGAAGGCCTAGTATTAGGTCACCGTGATGGTTTTGGTTTTTTCCGTCCAGATGATGGTGGTAAAGATTTATTTATCTCTATCCGTCAAATGTCGACGTTATTCCATGGCGACCGTATTCTGGCACAGCCAGTAAAAGAAGAATTTAAAGGTCGTAAAGAAGCCCGTTTCGTTCGTCTATTAGATGCTGAACCACTGCAACTTGTTGGTCGTGTTTATTTAGATAAAGGCGTGGCATTCGTTCGTCCAGATGACAGCCGTATTAAACAAGAAGTACGTATCAGTGATGAAGAACGCCTTGGCGCTCGAGCTGGTCAAATGGTTGTTGTTGAAGTATTAAAACGACCGACTTATAACTTACCTGCGTTAGGTAAAGTAGTTGAAATACTCGGTGAGAATATGGCACCTGGTATGGAAATTCAGGTTGCGATCCGCACCCATGATATTCCACACGTATGGCCTGAGCATATTATTGATGACATGAAAAAATTGTCACCAGAAGTACCAGAAGATGCGAAATTAAATCGTGTTGATTTACGTGACTTACCTTTGCTAACAATTGATGGCGAAGATGCACGTGATTTCGATGACGCGGTATTTTGTGAACGTAAAAAAAGCGGTGGCTGGCGTTTATGGGTAGCGATTGCTGACGTAAGTTCATATGTACAAACTAATTCAGATTTAGATCTGGAAGCGCAAGGTCGAGGTAACTCAGTTTACTTCCCTGAGCAAGTAGTGCCAATGCTGCCAGAAGTACTATCAAATGGTTTATGTTCATTGAACCCACATGTAGATCGTCTATGTATGGTTTGTGAAATGACTATTTCTGATGCAGGTCGTTTATCTGGTTATAAGTTCTATGAAGCGGTGATGAATTCACATGCGCGTTTAACTTACACCAAAGTGGCTAACATTCTTGATGGCGACAAAGACTTGCGTGAAGAATACCAAGCTGTCGTGCCACATTTGCACCAGTTACACGATATGTACAAAGTATTAAAAGTAGCACGTTCAGAACGTGGTGCGATTGAATTTGAAACACTAGAAACGCGTTTCGTCTTTAATGAACATCGTAAAATCGACAAGATTGTACCTGTGGTACGTAACGATGCGCATAAACTAATTGAAGAATGCATGATTTTAGCAAACGTTGCATCTGCACGTTTTGTGAGTAAGCATAAAGCCGCTGCGTTATTGCGTGTGCATGATACTCCAGGCGAAGAAAAGTTAGTTAACTTCAGAAGTTTCCTAAGTGAAACGGGTCTAGAGTTAGGTGGTGGTTTGAAACCTACACCACTAGATTACGCTGCTTTGATCAGCAAAATTCAAGATCGTCCGGATAAAGAACTTATCCAAACGATGCTATTACGCTCAATGAAACAAGCGGTATATCAAGAAGAGAATAACGGTCACTTTGGCTTAGCACTAACAGCCTATGGTCACTTTACGTCGCCAATTCGTCGTTACCCTGACTTAGTATTGCATCGTGCAATCAAGTTTGAACTTGCTAACCAAGCTGCTGTTAAAGCAGGTTCGCCATTAACTAAACGTTGGACTAGCACTGGTGGTTATTGCTACCAGGTGAGTGATGTTGAAACATTAGGTGAGCACTGTTCATTAACAGAACGTCGTGCTGATGATGCAACCCGCGATGTATCAGACTTCTTGAAGTGTGAATACATGCAAGATCACCTAGGTGATACCTTTGATGGTGTCATTGCAGCGGTAACTGGTTTTGGTTTCTTTGTTCGTATCAAAAACTTAAACATCGATGGCTTGGTACATGTATCTAGCTTACGCGGTGATTATTATAACTTTGATGGCGGCCGTCAAACATTACGTGGCGAGAAAAGTGGCGTTGAATATCGCATTGGCGATCAAGTTGAAGTTAAAGTATTAGCGATCAACATGAACGACAAGAAAATTGACCTTGAGCTAGCGGGTGCGGTAACACACACACGTCGTAGTAAGCGTAAACCAGCAGAATTTTCTGGTAAACGTAAAGCTGAAGGTACAAAAGCGAAGCCAGCTAAAAAGACGAAATTAAAGTTAAAAACCAATAGTGATGTTGTGGCTAGTGCGGCTGAACAAGCGCGCGTTGCTGCAAAGTTAAAGCCGCAAACAGGTGATGCTGTTGAAAAAGGCACATCACCCGTTGATGACGTTAAACCGAAAGGCAAAACGAAACCAGCGAAGAAAAAAGTAAAAGCTAAGGCTAAATCACGTCCCGGCAGAGCCGAACGTTCAAAGCAAAAAGCCAATAAATAGTAATAGTAATAAGGTAGAGAGATACAATGAGCAGTGAACTAATTTTCGGTATTCATGCAGTCAAATCATTACTGGAGCATGAACCAGAGCGCTTCATTGAAGTATATGCACTGAAAGGTCGTGAAGATGACCGTCTAACGCCACTATTAGAAGAGTTACATAATATTGGTATTGCAGTGCAATTAGTTAACCGTAAAACACTTGATAACAAGTGTGACGGTGGCCGTCATAATGGTGTATTAGCACGCGTTATTGAAGGTAAAAAGTTAAACGAGTCAGATCTTGATACGTTACTTAACCGTATTGAAGAGAAAGAAGAACACCCATTATTATTGATTCTTGATGGTGTTACTGATCCGCACAACCTAGGCGCTTGTCTACGTAGTGCTGATGCGGCTGGTGTACACGCTGTTATCGTACCAAAAGATAAATCAGTACAACTGACGTCTGTGGTTCGTAAAGTAGCATGCGGCGCAGCTGAAACTGTGCCACTGATTGCCGTGACTAACCTTGCACGTACTATGCGTGAACTACAAGAGCGTCGCGTTTGGATCGTGGGTACTGCAGGTGAAGCAACGCAAGATTTGTATCAGCCTAAACTAACAGGTCCATTAGCTATTGCGATGGGTGCTGAAGAGAAAGGTTTACGCCGTCTAACACGTGAACATTGTGATGAGCTTATTAGCATTCCAATGGCAGGTAGCGTTTCAAGCTTGAACGTATCAGTTGCTACTGGTATTTGTTTGTTTGAAGTTGTGCGTCAACGCCAGGCTAAATAAAGCCGTTTCCTTGCTAACCTCAGGTTTGGCTATTTGCTTTAACCTGGGTGTTATAGGATTTGTTGATATAAAAAAAGCGTCCAATCAATGGACGCTTTTTATTTACTTTATTTTCTTCAATGTTGTGCTATTTAATTACGTGTTAACCGCGATTAAGCATCCATCACGTCAGACGCTTCACTTTTTCCATCACTATTTACGTGCACGTTATTACTGGCAATTTTGCTACCTTTTGGCATCTTCACGACTAATGTTTTCGCTAAGTCATCATGTAGGCAACGGCGTTTATCACCTCTGAAAATAGCCAAAAAGTTACTGATAGTAACAACAAAGCCCAAAATAGGCAGATAAGCAACAGCCCAAAATGGCAGGTAACGCTTGAGAATAATGTCTTGCAAGCTTAGGCGCTGGCCATTTTCTCCAACCACGGCAATACCGACAATACGTTTACCTAAGGTCTGGCCGTACTCTTTTAGTAGGTAGCTGTTTAATGCCATAAATAGCAGTATTTCAAGTAACGAAACTTTGACTTGAGTCGCGAATGAAATGGTAAAGCTTTCATCGATTCCTGCGCTTAGATTGAGTAAATCAAAACCGAGAATAAATGGGACTAACATAATAGTCGGAAAAACGATTTTATCTAATATGGCTGCTTGAAAGCGTTGAGCTAACGTCGCAAGTTCAACATATTGACGAGATGATGACGGTTCAGGTTGCATATGACTTCTATAAATTAGTTAGTTAACTGGATTTAGACCTAGATGATAATCAATCCTTAGCGTAACAATCAAGATTTACTCGCACTTATTTATCGAATCTAGTTTATTGGAACCAAATTTGATCCGTAAGGTAAGATTATTGTTATTATGCTAACTGATGTTTAATTTTAGTATATGGGATGAGTTATGACTTGGATGTGTCGTCAGTTTAGTGAGTTGTCGAGTTTACAGCTTTATGATGTATTGCAATTACGCGCGGCTATTTTTGTGGTCGAGCAGGATTGTCCTTATCAAGATATTGATGGTTTAGATCTTCATCCCGAGACGCGTCATGTACTGCATTATAATAGCCAAGGTGAGTTATTAGCTTATCTGCGTATATTGGCGGCAGGCGTGAGCTACCCTGATGTTGCGATTGGTCGTGTGGTTACTGCTGCCTCTGCACGTGGGCAGGGACTTGGCCATCAACTACTAGATCGCGGTATTAATGCTGCTAAGTCTGTGTGGCCAGCACAGGACTTATACTTATCAGCGCAGGCTCATCTGCAACATTATTATCAGCGTTATGACTTTGTTACTGTAACGGCAGAGTATTTGGAAGATGGAATTCCCCACGTTGGAATGCGCTCGAAAGCGAGTGCTGAGCGTTCGAGAAACTCATAACAAACAAGACGAGTAACATACACGAGAGCATATACGGCGATAGTATTCTGATCATAACAATTCCTTGTTTAGTATTAATAACATTTTGTTTTACTGTAAATGTTTTCGTTAATTTCTATCTGAGTGATATTTAATATGGCACATATTATTCATTGTTTTGGACAGGTTGATGATTAAAATTGAAATCACTATTTGTTATTAATACTTTTATTTATCAATAATTAAAAGATGAATTTTGATTAGTACTTTAGGTCTAATGCTCCACTGTTTTGGCTCTCGCTATAAATATTTACGATTATCTTCGTTGTCGAGTTGTATTGTGGTGAGTGACACTATATAATTCGCGGTCTCAAAATTAGTCATTTTTCTATACGTTCCTTGCCTCGATGGACCGACTAAGCCAGAGCCGAGGCTGATTAAACCCGTGAGGAGCTTACGATGCGTCATTACGAAATCGTATTTATGGTTCACCCAGATCAGAGTGAACAAGTTACAGGCATGATTGAGCGTTATAGCGCTATCATTACTGAAGCAAATGGTACAATCCACCGTCTAGAAGACTGGGGTCGTCGCCAATTAGCATACCCAATCAACAAACTTCATAAAGCTCACTATGTTCTTATGAACATTGAAGCTGGCCAAGATGTTATTGATGAGCTAGAAAATAACTTCCGCTTTAACGACGCTGTTATCCGTAACATGTTCTTGCGTACTAAAGGTGTAGTTACTGAAGCTTCTCCAATGGCTAAAGCTAAAGAAGAACGCCGTGAAGCGCCAACTGCTGCTACTGAAGCACCAGCTGCTGCTGAATAATAGCGTTTTAGCTATAGGTATTTGTTTGTTGGATAACATTTAGTTATCCAATTTGTTGAGAAGATTTTAGGAGATTTTCATTATGGCACGTTTTTTCCGTCGTCGTAAATTCTGTCGTTTCACTTCTGAAGGTGTTACGGAGATTGATTATAAAGATATCGCTACGTTAAAAAACTACGTAACTGAAAGCGGTAAAATTGTACCAAGTCGTATTACTGGCACACGTGCTAAGTACCAACGTCAACTTGGTCGTGCGATCAAACGCGCACGTTACTTGTCTCTACTTCCATACACTGACTTACATAAGTAAGCTATTGTTTGGTCGTCAAGACTAACTCTACATTTCTGAGGAAAGGTAATGCAAGTAATTTTATTAGACAAGATCGCTAAGTTAGGTAACTTAGGCGAAACTGTTAACGTTAAAGCTGGTTATGCTCGTAACTTCCTTTTACCGAAAGGTAAAGCTGTTCTAGCAACTAAATCTAACGTTGAATCTTTCGAAGCACGTCGTGCTGAACTAGAAGCTAACGTAGCTGCTGTTAAAGCAACTGCTGAAGCTAAAGCTGCAACAATCAACGCTCTAGAAGCTGTTGTTATTGCAACTAAAGCTGGTGACGAAGGTAAGATTTTCGGTTCTATTGGTACTCGTGACATCGCTGATGCGATCGTTGCTGCTGGTGTTGAAGTTGCTAAAAGCGAAGTTCGTCTTCCTGAAGGCGCTCTACGTACTCTTGGTGAGTTCGAAATTAGCATCCAAGTACACAGCGAAGTATTCGCTACAGTAAACCTACAAATCGTAGCTGAAGCTTAATTTAAAGTTTAACTTTAAATTAACTGCAGAATAAAGCCATGACCTCGGTCATGGCTTTTTTTATGCCTGCGATTTAGTATTTTACGACAAAACAGTTCACGTGCATCACTAAACGGCTAGCAAGGCTAAACCGTTATGGCGAATAACAGACGATTGTTAATAACCTACTATTTTGGATAACCAGTTATGTCACGAATCGACTTATATAACGGTTGCAGTTGCTTATACATTTTCAAATACACTTGGTTATACAGCGCATCATAAGTCGCGACGACTTCAGGTTGAGGTTGAAATATTTCATTTACCCGTGTCATCGCAGCAATTGCGTGATCAAAACTGCTATAAATTCCCAATCCCACGGCGGTCACAATCGCTGCACCTAATCCCGATGTTTCAAAGGTATGCGGTCGCTCTGCTGGCATATTAAAAATATTAGCTGTTAACTGCATGGCGACATCACTTTGCGAACCACCGCCTGATACTCGCAGTGTGGTTATTTTGACCTTGTTGCGTTTGCTGATACGTTCTTTGCCCTCACGTAATGCGTATGCTAAGCCTTCTAATATCGCCCGGTAGATATGCGTACGGGTATGTACATCACCAAAACCAATAATACCGCCTTTAGCCTCAGGGCCTGGATCACGCGCGCCTGGTGTCCAATAAGGCTGTAACATCAGTCCCATAGAACCCGCTGGGATCTTAGCGACTAAACGATCGAATAATACTTCAGGTGCGATACCCTCGGCATCGGCAATATGCTGCTCACGTAATCCAAACTCTTTTTTAAACCAACTGATTAGCCAAAAGCCTCGATAAATCATGATCTCAGAGGAATAGTGACGTGGTATTGCCGAGGGAAAAGGCGGTAAGTGTGGCGTCGCTTCAACATATTTATCTGTGGTGATATTAATGGTTGCTGTGGTGCCATAACTTAAACAAGCGATATGCGGACGATCACCACCAGAGCCGATAATTTCACAGGCTTTATCTGAGGCTGACGCGATAACCGGTAAGCCAGCTGGAATACCGGTATGGATCGCGGCCTCCTCAGACACATGGCCGACAAGTTCTCCGGGTTCAATAAGTTTAGGTAACATGCTTGGATCGATGGCGAGCATATCCCAGCGCCAATCGGATTTTTTTAACCAAGCTAATTTTTTATAATCAAATGGGATATAACCGACTTGGCTACCGATGGAATCGACAATATTGTCGGTGAATTTATAATTTAGAAAACCAGACAGCAGCAAATACTTGGATGTGTCACGCCAGATGTCAGGTTGATTTTGACGGATCCAAATAGCTTGGGACTTTTCTTGGAAGCGTTGAATAATATCTTCGACACGGGCAATTTTGAATAACCAGTTCCAAGGCCACTGAATACTTTCTTGCTGAGCGTGACGTTGATCTAGCCAGATGATCGCAGGGCGTAATGCGTTGCCTTCACTGTCGAGGTTGATCACTGTGCCGCGCTGCGTGGTGATCGACATGCCGACAATATCGCGTTTATTGATCGCAGGGTATTGGGATAGATCTTGCCAAAGTAAGTCACAGGCTTGCTTGACTGCTAGCCAATAGTAATCAGGATCCTGCTCAGCCCAACCGGGTTGCGTTGAAAAGTAGGGGGTGATCACTTGTTGCCCTTTGGCGAGCAAATTACCTTGAGTGTCAAACAGCAGTGCGCGCACACTTTGCGTGCCATTATCAATGCTGAGTAAATAACCTTGCTGTTGTAGCTGCTGCTCGGGTGCTCGCGAGCTTGATGCACTGCGTACCGACGCTGATGTTATTGATGTAGGAGCTCGACTATCCATGTAAATTATCTCCGACTGAATTAGTGTGCAACTACACGGGGTGGATCATCGTTAAACGCAGCTAAAGCAACTCTTTGTTGCGGTAACCCGTAATAACGTTGAATGATGTCTGTATAGCGTTCAACTTCGTGTTGCCATTGGTTATCATCCCAGTGTAATACGGGTTGGCAAAGTGGCTGTAATTGCGCAAACAACTGCTCGCCACCTTTAGGTAATAATAAGCCAATGCGACTTCGACGTAATAATAGATCATCAAGGTGTACCACCATTTCGTGCTGTAAAATCCACTTTAATTCAGCAAGAAAGGTGTTGGTACTCCCAATTGATTTTAGCTCATCGTGACGAGCATGATTAAGCAAGTAACTATAATTGTTACCGTACTGACTTTTTAAACGCTGTATTTGCTGTTGAGGTAAATTGCTGTCCACGGGGGGCGTTACGGTAATAGGTTTAAACAATTTGCTCGTTTGTAGATCCACTAAATTCATATCAGGTAAGTAATGTTGCGCCACTTTTAATACATCAAGC
This genomic window from Moritella sp. F3 contains:
- a CDS encoding FGGY-family carbohydrate kinase, coding for MDSRAPTSITSASVRSASSSRAPEQQLQQQGYLLSIDNGTQSVRALLFDTQGNLLAKGQQVITPYFSTQPGWAEQDPDYYWLAVKQACDLLWQDLSQYPAINKRDIVGMSITTQRGTVINLDSEGNALRPAIIWLDQRHAQQESIQWPWNWLFKIARVEDIIQRFQEKSQAIWIRQNQPDIWRDTSKYLLLSGFLNYKFTDNIVDSIGSQVGYIPFDYKKLAWLKKSDWRWDMLAIDPSMLPKLIEPGELVGHVSEEAAIHTGIPAGLPVIASASDKACEIIGSGGDRPHIACLSYGTTATINITTDKYVEATPHLPPFPSAIPRHYSSEIMIYRGFWLISWFKKEFGLREQHIADAEGIAPEVLFDRLVAKIPAGSMGLMLQPYWTPGARDPGPEAKGGIIGFGDVHTRTHIYRAILEGLAYALREGKERISKRNKVKITTLRVSGGGSQSDVAMQLTANIFNMPAERPHTFETSGLGAAIVTAVGLGIYSSFDHAIAAMTRVNEIFQPQPEVVATYDALYNQVYLKMYKQLQPLYKSIRDITGYPK